From Topomyia yanbarensis strain Yona2022 chromosome 1, ASM3024719v1, whole genome shotgun sequence, one genomic window encodes:
- the LOC131678070 gene encoding uncharacterized protein LOC131678070, translating to MVPTIQVVPLSVSPSELKSPTSTTSSQGAVDTQFGVPVIPNPISNQQNPPCETRASTDTLSTPLQVTDYHEREGAVGGEWPHPTLPPPNPPTQSILMNFGKPDNRRHTLPSNMRNFPLNQAFEDVRQEDFTQRSLLTQKVDTFEQRTPAGNPVRTLYNLGETNHVVQSHWIGGIQRLPIVQNRVGQRMLSNQRETQMEDPAPQSETTRPILRSNIREPRRSPQNPVGDEVDMNEYIHASEIESYIKSYVDQALNRENRTVVNESAVDRLANELANMGMNARFQISPDSAPTNRGPEPVPPLQLLSSRQQPRNTSYNRMENIVTSEPAWMPQRNAGPPLTQARVLTPHSTEERRTLRGGPPIPPSAEYGHARR from the coding sequence ATGGTACCGACAATTCAGGTCGTTCCCTTGTCAGTCAGTCCATCAGAATTGAAATCTCCGACGTCAACCACTTCCAGTCAAGGTGCCGTTGATACCCAGTTCGGAGTCCCTGTAATACCGAATCCAATTTCGAACCAACAGAATCCGCCGTGTGAAACTCGAGCGTCGACCGACACGTTGTCTACGCCTTTGCAGGTTACGGACTATCATGAGAGAGAAGGAGCTGTTGGTGGAGAATGGCCTCATCCAACACTGCCACCCCCGAATCCTCCTACTCAATCTATTCTCATGAACTTTGGGAAACCTGACAATCGACGTCACACCCTTCCCAGTAACATGAGAAATTTTCCGTTAAATCAAGCCTTTGAAGACGTGCGACAAGAGGACTTCACCCAACGGTCCCTGTTAACTCAAAAGGTTGACACGTTTGAGCAGCGTACACCTGCTGGGAACCCCGTTAGAACACTTTATAATTTGGGTGAAACGAACCACGTGGTGCAAAGTCATTGGATAGGCGGTATCCAGAGACTGCCCATTGTCCAAAATCGAGTTGGACAACGAATGTTATCAAACCAACGAGAAACGCAGATGGAGGATCCTGCGCCACAGTCAGAAACGACCAGACCGATCCTCAGGTCGAATATTAGAGAACCCCGACGATCTCCGCAAAATCCTGTAGGAGACGAAGTAGACATGAATGAGTACATACATGCATCGGAGATTGAGTCGTACATTAAATCCTACGTGGACCAGGCGTTGAATAGAGAAAATCGCACGGTGGTCAACGAGTCAGCGGTAGACAGACTCGCCAATGAACTTGCTAATATGGGCATGAACGCAAGATTTCAGATTTCCCCAGATTCGGCCCCAACTAACAGAGGCCCTGAGCCGGTACCACCATTACAGTTATTGTCAAGCAGACAGCAGCCTCGGAATACATCTTACAATAGAATGGAAAATATAGTCACTAGTGAGCCAGCATGGATGCCACAGCGGAACGCGGGCCCTCCATTGACTCAAGCGAGAGTCCTGACTCCTCATTCGACGGAAGAACGACGTACCCTGCGCGGGGGACCTCCAATACCTCCCTCAGCGGAATACGGCCATGCAAGACGTTAA